A part of Prevotella melaninogenica genomic DNA contains:
- a CDS encoding AI-2E family transporter has product MRQTITFDKFIRWALVALAILTVGFIIKSLSDVLLPFFIAWLIAYLLYPIVKFVQYKLHVPGRALSIIITLIFVTALFAAIFMFIVPPMINQADKFMTIVNRYLHETTHTNNIATMVQRWIKENQVEIERFLKSPDFTETIKSAMPKLFSVIGQTASIVISIIASCITLLYTFFILLDYEVLSSNWIKIFPKRARPFWAGLAQDVERELNNYIRGQGLVSLCMAILFCIGFTIIDFPMAIGLAVLIGILNLVPYLHTFALVPTAFLALLKAADTGQNFWIIFGSALAVFAVVQLLMDMVITPKIMGKAMGLNPAILLLSLSVWGALLGFIGLIIALPLTTLIIAYWQRYVTKEGNTVETENVPAVAEDKKEEKE; this is encoded by the coding sequence ATGCGACAAACGATTACTTTCGATAAATTCATACGTTGGGCTTTAGTAGCATTAGCAATCCTTACGGTAGGATTTATCATCAAGTCACTCTCTGATGTTCTTCTGCCATTCTTTATAGCATGGTTGATAGCCTATCTCCTCTACCCTATCGTGAAGTTCGTACAGTATAAACTCCACGTACCAGGTAGGGCTTTAAGCATCATCATTACCCTTATATTTGTCACAGCACTCTTTGCAGCCATCTTCATGTTTATCGTCCCACCAATGATAAATCAGGCTGATAAGTTTATGACTATTGTCAATCGCTATTTACATGAGACCACACATACCAATAACATAGCGACAATGGTGCAGAGATGGATTAAGGAAAATCAAGTAGAAATAGAAAGATTCTTAAAGAGTCCAGACTTCACTGAAACGATTAAGAGTGCTATGCCAAAGCTTTTCTCTGTGATAGGACAAACTGCAAGTATCGTAATCTCTATCATTGCGTCATGTATCACCCTCCTCTACACGTTCTTTATCTTACTTGATTATGAGGTATTGTCAAGCAACTGGATTAAGATATTTCCAAAGAGAGCACGCCCTTTCTGGGCTGGGTTAGCACAGGATGTAGAACGAGAACTGAATAATTACATTCGTGGGCAAGGCTTAGTATCACTCTGTATGGCTATACTCTTTTGTATTGGTTTCACCATTATAGACTTCCCTATGGCTATCGGTTTAGCTGTACTCATTGGTATTCTTAACCTCGTTCCTTATCTTCACACCTTCGCCCTCGTTCCAACAGCCTTCTTAGCATTACTCAAAGCTGCTGACACTGGGCAGAATTTCTGGATTATTTTTGGTTCTGCATTAGCAGTCTTTGCCGTTGTACAGTTACTTATGGATATGGTGATAACTCCGAAGATTATGGGTAAAGCTATGGGTCTCAACCCTGCTATCCTACTCCTCTCTCTCTCCGTTTGGGGTGCACTCTTGGGCTTTATCGGACTTATCATTGCCTTACCACTCACGACGCTTATCATTGCTTACTGGCAAAGATATGTCACGAAAGAGGGTAATACAGTAGAAACGGAAAACGTACCTGCTGTTGCGGAGGATAAGAAAGAGGAAAAAGAATAA
- a CDS encoding thymidine kinase, with translation MTKIDNLNGERRRQGRIEVICGSMFSGKTEELIRRMKRAKFAKQKVEIFKPSLDTRYSDEDVVSHDKNIIHSTPIDSSGNILLLASDIDVVGIDEAQFLDEGLTEVCNKLANNGVRVIIAGLDMDFKGVPFGPIPALCAIADEVTKVHAICVKCGALAYVSHRLIADNRRVMLGEQQEYEPLCRECYKRATQNEANNKE, from the coding sequence ATGACAAAGATAGACAATCTTAACGGTGAAAGACGTCGACAAGGACGCATTGAGGTGATTTGTGGAAGTATGTTCTCTGGTAAGACAGAAGAACTCATCCGTCGTATGAAACGTGCCAAGTTTGCAAAACAGAAGGTGGAGATTTTCAAACCTTCGCTTGACACACGTTATTCGGACGAAGATGTTGTCAGTCATGACAAGAACATTATTCATTCCACACCTATTGATTCATCTGGCAACATCCTCCTTCTTGCCTCGGATATTGATGTCGTGGGCATTGACGAAGCACAGTTCTTAGACGAAGGACTCACTGAGGTTTGCAACAAATTAGCAAACAACGGGGTACGTGTCATCATTGCGGGTCTTGATATGGACTTTAAAGGTGTACCCTTCGGTCCGATTCCAGCACTTTGTGCCATTGCTGATGAGGTGACTAAGGTACATGCTATCTGCGTGAAGTGTGGGGCATTGGCATACGTAAGCCACCGCCTCATTGCTGATAATCGTCGTGTTATGCTTGGCGAACAGCAGGAATACGAGCCATTGTGCCGTGAATGCTACAAGAGGGCAACACAGAATGAAGCAAATAATAAAGAATAA
- the rsmI gene encoding 16S rRNA (cytidine(1402)-2'-O)-methyltransferase — MGILYLVPTPVGNMEDMTLRAIRILKEADLVLCEDTRTSGILLKHFEIKNRLMSHHKFNEHASSAGIVNRLKAGETVALISDAGTPGISDPGFFLAREAAANGITVQTLPGATAFVPALVSSGLPCDRFCFEGFLPQKKGRKTHLESLAEEPRTMIFYESPYRVVKTLEQFVDVFGPERQVSCCREISKIHEESVRGALTEVIAHFKETEPRGEFVIVVAGKEKVKSSDRKKQMDKNL; from the coding sequence ATGGGAATACTTTATCTCGTACCGACACCAGTTGGAAATATGGAGGATATGACCCTCCGTGCCATCAGAATCTTAAAAGAAGCTGATTTAGTTTTGTGTGAGGATACTCGTACATCGGGTATTTTGTTGAAACATTTTGAGATTAAGAATCGTCTTATGTCTCATCATAAATTCAATGAACATGCAAGTTCTGCTGGTATAGTTAATAGATTAAAGGCTGGTGAGACAGTTGCACTTATCTCAGATGCAGGAACTCCAGGTATCAGTGATCCTGGATTTTTTCTCGCTCGTGAGGCAGCAGCCAATGGAATAACCGTTCAGACACTCCCTGGAGCCACAGCTTTCGTGCCTGCATTGGTGTCAAGTGGTTTGCCTTGCGACCGCTTCTGCTTCGAAGGGTTTCTCCCTCAGAAGAAAGGACGTAAGACTCATTTAGAGAGTTTAGCCGAAGAACCACGCACAATGATATTCTATGAATCACCTTATAGAGTGGTGAAAACATTAGAACAATTCGTTGACGTGTTCGGTCCAGAACGACAAGTAAGCTGTTGTCGTGAGATTTCTAAGATACACGAAGAGAGTGTTCGAGGAGCATTGACAGAGGTAATTGCCCACTTCAAAGAGACAGAACCACGTGGTGAGTTCGTCATCGTAGTGGCTGGAAAAGAAAAAGTAAAGTCTTCTGATAGGAAGAAACAAATGGATAAAAACTTATAA
- a CDS encoding RNA polymerase sigma factor → MTIEQFVELVNQEQAHLRRFLTALCCGNSAEADDIAQEALIKAYLRSSQYDERGLFSAWLMKIAYRVFIDSHRKQKHQQELPIEKAITLQGNNKSDDAFRYQELHSALETLTETMRTSILLYYMQGYQIKEIAEITENSEDAIKKQLSRGRQELKHLLER, encoded by the coding sequence ATGACAATAGAACAATTCGTTGAATTGGTCAATCAGGAGCAGGCGCATCTACGTCGGTTCCTGACGGCTTTATGCTGCGGCAATAGTGCTGAAGCTGACGATATTGCTCAAGAAGCACTCATTAAAGCCTACCTTCGTAGCAGTCAATACGACGAACGGGGACTGTTCTCGGCTTGGCTAATGAAGATTGCCTATCGTGTCTTCATCGACTCCCACCGCAAACAGAAGCATCAACAGGAACTGCCCATTGAGAAGGCTATCACGCTCCAAGGGAACAATAAAAGTGACGATGCCTTCCGCTATCAGGAATTACATAGTGCTTTAGAAACGCTTACGGAAACGATGCGCACAAGTATTCTGCTTTATTATATGCAGGGTTATCAGATAAAAGAAATTGCAGAGATAACCGAAAACAGTGAGGATGCAATTAAGAAACAACTCTCACGTGGACGGCAAGAACTTAAACACTTATTGGAAAGATGA